Below is a genomic region from Catenuloplanes atrovinosus.
CCGACCTCGACGAACGTGACCGTGGCGAAGTACAGCATCTCGTGGCTCAAGCGGTTCATCGACAACGACACCCGGTACGAGCAGTTTCTGTGCCCGGCGCCGTCCGGGGCCGCGATCGAGGAGTACCGGGACACCTGCCCGCACTCCTGAGCACGCACAAGGCGCCTCCCGCGTCGTCGCGGGAGGCGCCTTCGTGTCTGATGTGTGGGCGGGCGCGCCGGTCAGAGCGCGCGACGGCCGCGACGGCCACCCACGCCGGCGACGATCGCGACACCGATGGCGGCGAACGCGACCTGGAAGATCAGCTCCCACCAGTCGAAGCCGTTGGTGTCCGCGACACCGGCGAAGCGGGCCAGCGCCGTGCCGAGCAGCGCGGCGACGACGCCGATGACCAGCGTCAGCCACAGCGGGATGTTCTGCCGGCCGGGCACGACGAGGCGACCCAGCGCACCGATGATGAGGCCGACGATCAGTGCGACGATGATGCCCATGAGGGTCACGGTGCTCTCCTTTGACCAATCCAATGGTCCCGGGGCGGCTCGGGGGGTCGAGTCGCGCTCTCTATCCGGTGACCGGGGGTGCCGGTCGACGAGAGGATTCCCGCCTCCGCCGGATTTCAATCCCCTGGTGACGGACAACCCACTACAACGTTTAGGTGACGTGCCACAAAAGCCGAGAACACGTACAAAACCGCTTTTCCCGCTTCCGGCCCGGTCCGGTCCGCACGCTCCCGCGGGCCAACCTCGCGGCGTCTCCGCCGCCGCTCCGCCCCCGCATCGGAGCCGGTCCCCGGGTGGTCCCGAAACCGCCGCGACCCCCGCCGCGCAGCTTTCCCCGCCGCGACCAGCGTCCCGGCGGGCGACCACCCCGCAGCGCGCCGCCGACGCAGCCCGCGCGCGACGGATCACGGGCTGACGCGCTGCCCGCGCCGCGGCCGTCGCAACTGGCCAGGGGCGCTGGACTCGGCGGCCGGACGCGGCATTGATCATCGGCTACGGATTCCGGGGGCGACCCTCACGGTTTCCTCATATTCGTCTGCTTGAATCCTGATATGACGCTGATCAGCCCAGCCTTCGCCGGTGCGTCCCCCGGCCTTCCGGCCCTCGCCGGGCCCGTCCCCACCGGCACGCGGGTGACGCGATGAGGGCGCGCCTGGCCGCCGCGGTCGCCGCCGGCCTCTGTCTCTCCGCTCTCCCCGCCGTCGAGCGGGCGTCCGCCGGCGAGCCGGCCGGGTGCTTCGACTCGGCACTGCCGCTGACCGCCGAGGAGCAGCGGCTCGCACGGGGAGCGGATCCGGTCGGCCCACGGCTGGTCCGCGCGGGCGGGTTCGCCGAACTCGTCGCGGAGTTCCGGGCGACGCTGTGCGCGACCGAGTCGATGCCGGCGGCCGGCACCGCCGTCACACGGGCCGGCCAGCGGCTGTGGCAGGCCGCGGTCGACCGTGCGCAGGGACGGGCGCCGGGGACGGGCACGCTCGACGAGCTCGACGACCGGCCGCTGTACTGGGCCCGGCTGCAGCTGAGCAGCGCGGTGCGGCAGTGGGACCCCGGCTTCGGCGTGAACCGGCCGCAGCTGCTGACCGCGCTCCAGCACGCGTCGCGCGGAGTCGGGGCCACCGGCCCGGCCCCGGCGGGTGTCCCGCGCGCCCTGATCAGCGGGTTCGACCCGTTCGGGTTCGACGGTGATCTGCGGCTGTCGAACCCGTCCGGTGCGGCGGCGCTGCGGCTCGACGGGCAGATCGTGGACACCGCCGACGGGCCCGTCGCGGTGGAGGCGGTCGTCTTCCCGGTGACGTGGGCGGGCTTCGACGACGGCATCGTCGAGGCCGCGTTCGGCCCGGCCCTGTCGGCACCGGACCGGCGGCCGGACGTCCTGATGACGATCAGCCAGGGCGCCGGGTTCACCATCGAGCGCTGGGCCGCCGGATGGCGCGGCGGCCAGCCGGACAACAACGGCGCCGGCGCCGAGGGTCCCGTCCCGGCCGCCGCCGGATGGCCGGCGAGCACGGCGACGCTGATCGAGACGACCCTGCCGGTCAGCCGCATGCTCGCGGCCGGCACCGGACCGCGCGAGGTCTACTACAGCCGGTTCTACTGCTACTGGCCCGCCGGTACGGCACCGGGCAGCGGCCCGACCGACTGCCGCGACGACGGCGCCCCACCGCTGCCGGGGGAGACCGGCGAGATGGGCAGCGGCGGCAACTTCCTCTCCAACGAGAGCATGTTCCGCGCGAACCGCCTGCGCATCGGTCTCGGCGCCACCGGCGTGCTCGGCGGTCACCTGCACATACCACCGGGATCGGGCCCGGCGGATCCCGATGCGCTCTCCGACCCGGCGTCCGACGCCGACCGGCGCGCCATCGTGGCGCAGACCACGGCGCTGCTGGCGGCGGCCGCGACGTCCCGGTGACGGCCATTGTTCTCATTTTTGCGCCACCGCGCGCGATGAAGGGTGGAGGTGATTCAGGCGGGGGGGTACGGCCGTGGCCGGCAGACGCAGGTCGGAGATCCGGTACGCCGGGCTGCCCGAGGTGGCCGCCGGTGGCGTGGGTGATGCCCGGCGGGTGCTGTTCCGCCTGATGAGCGTGTACGCCGTGGTGTGCTGGCTGGCGCTGCTGCCGGGCTGGCTGGACGACGGGCACCCGGCGATCGTCGTGGTGGCCGTGGTGGTCACCGCGGTGGCCGTGGTCCTCTCACGTGCCCGCGTGCTTCCCCAGCCGGTCGCGCACGCCCTGCTCGGTGGCGTGCCGCTGTGCACCGCGGCGCTGACCGCGGCCGCGGGTGGTGGCGTCATCAGCGCCGCGTTCGCGTTCCTGGCGCTGTTCGTCACGGTGTACGCGGCCATGTTCTTCAGCCGCCGGGCGCTGACGGTGCACCTGACGTGGAGCGTGGTCGCCTCCGGCGGCGCGCTGACCGCGACCAGCGTCGGTGACCCGCACAACGGCTACTACGTGCTCGTGCTGGCGATCACCCTGACGGCCACCGGCCTGCTGCTGTCCGGCCTGGTCCGCACGGTGTGGCACACCGCCACCCACGACCCGGTGACCGGGCTGCTCAACGAGTCGGGCCTGCGCGCCGCGATCCTGGCGCGGCCGGCCGACGGCACGGTGCTGGTCTGCGACATCGACGACTTCAGCCACGTCAACGACGCGCTCGGCCGGGACAACGGCGACGTGCTGCTGCGTGCCGTCGCCGCGGACCTGAGCCGGACGTGGCCCCGGGCCGCCGCCGCGCGGATCGGCGCGGACGTGTTCGCCGCCTGGCTGCCCACGACGCGGGACGCCGGCGCTCTCGCGCGGCAGCTCGTCGGCCTGCACGGCCCGTACCCGGCCGGCGGGATCGACGTGGACGTCACGCTCACCGCGGGGCTCGCGCACACCGACGGCAGCGCGCCCGCGGAACTGCTGCGCCGGGCCGCCGTCGCGCTCGCGGCGGCCAAGCACGACGCCCGCCCGTGGCACGTGTGGACCGCCGAGGACGACCGCACCCGCCGCGACGACCTCGCGCTGCAGGCCGAGCTGCGTGAGGCGATCACCCGCGGCGAACTGGTCGTGCACTACCAGCCGCAGGTGGACCGGCACCACCACCGCATCGTCGGCGCCGAGGCGCTGGTGCGCTGGCAGCACCCGCGCCGCGGCCTGCTCGGCCCGGGAGCGTTCCTGCCCGGCGCCGAGCGCACACCCCTGATCGTCGACATCACCGAACAGGTGCTCGCCGACGCGACCGGCCAGGCGGCGCGCTGGCGGGCGGCGGGCACCCCGATCCCGGTGTCGGTCAACGTGTCCGCGCGCTCCCTGACCGATGACGGGCTACCCGAGCGGATCGCCGCGCATCTCGCCCGCGCCGGGCTGCCGGCACCGCTGCTGACGATCGAGATCACCGAGACCGCGATCGTGGCGCAGCCCGCGCACGCGCGCCGGCTCCTGCAGGCCGTCCGCGACCTCGGCGTGCGGGTCAGCATCGACGACTTCGGCACCGGCCACACCAGTCTCGCGCTCCTCGCCGACCTGCCGATCGACGAGATCAAACTGGACCGGCGCTTCGTCGCCGCCGCCCTGAGCCAGCCGAGCGCGACCGCCATCGCCGTCACCGTCGCCGACCTGGCCGATCGCCTGCACCTGCACGCCGTCGCCGAGGGCGTCGAGGACGAGGCGGTCAGCGCGCTGATGGACTCGATCGGCTTCGACGCCCAGCAGGGTTACCACCACGCCCGCCCGCAACCCGCCGACACCGTCGGCGAGCTGCTGGCGTCGTCCGCTGCCGCCCCCGGGCGCACTGAGGGCGCGCTGAGGGCGCACGGACCGGCGTGGCCGCAGATCGGCGTCGACGCCGGCCCGGCGGTCAGCTGGTGAAGCCGCCGTCCACGTTGAGGGTCGCCCCGGTGATGTAGCGGCCGTCCGGGCCGGCGAGGAACGCGACCGTGGCGGCCACATCGGCCGGTGCCGCGTAGTGGCCGAGCGCGGTGAACCCCTTGATGGTGCCCGCGTCCGGCCCGTCCGCCGGGTTCAGCTCGGTGTCGGTCGGCCCCGGGTTCACCAGGTTCACCGTGATCGCCCGGCCGCCGAGTTCGCGGCCGAGGGCCTTGGTGAGGCCGGTCAGGGCGGTCTTGCTCATCGCGTACAGCGAGAAGCCGGGGAACACGGCGCGCTCGGCCATGTTGCTGCCGATGTTGATGATCCGACCGCCGGCCGGCAGGTGGCGCACCGCGGCCTGCGAGGCGACGAACGGGGCGCGGACGTTGACCGCGACGGTCTCCTCGAACTCGGCCAGGCTCAGCCGCTCGATCGGCCCGAGCAGGAAGGCGCCGGCGTTGTTGACCAGGACGTCCAACCGGCCCAGCTCGCCGAAGGCCCGGTCGACCGCGGCGGTCACCGCGGCCGGGTCGGCGCTGTCCGCCCGGATGGCGATCGCCCGCCGCCCGGCGGCCTTGATCTGGTCCACCACGTCGTCGGCGCGCCGCTGATCGTGCCGGAACGTGAGCGCCACGTCGGCGCCCGCCCCGGCCAGGCGCAGCGCCACCGCGGCGCCGATGCCACGGCTCCCGCCGGTCACCAGCGCCACCTTGTCGTCGAGTGCGTTATCCATGACGGACAGCGTCGTCGATGCCGGCTTCGCCGTCTGGCGGTGATCGGACGTCGCGTTCCCGGCGGGTCCGCACTCCGGGGGCACGCCCCCACCCGCGTCCGTCGCCCGGGTCGGCATCCACCGCACGAGGCGGCCCGTGCGGCGGCGACCACGCCCGCCGCGCTGCTCGGCATCGCCGGCCGGACCGGCTCGGTACGGCCGGGCAAGGCCGCCGGCCTCGTGGTGCTGAACGCCGGCCTTCGGGTCGACGCCGCGCAACGCGTAGCGCAGCAGGTGCTTGTCGGCGACGGCCGCGGTCGTCGCGGGTGACCGCCGTCCCGGTCGGCACGTCGCGGTCGGAGGCGCGCCGGTCGCGGAACGGCCGCGACGGTCCCGGTGCCCCGGCCACCCGCCCGGACCCCGCCAGGCACACTTGGGCCGTGGAACGTCAGGAGTTCGGCGCCGCGGTGCGCCAGTTACGGGAGAGCACGACCCCCGCGGCTGTCGGGCTGTCGGTCGGGCGCCGGCGGGTGCCGGGTCTGCGGCGGGAGGAGCTCGGCGACCTGGCGGGGATGTCCGCCGACTACGTGCGCCGGCTGGAGCAGGGGCGCAGTCATCCGTCGGCCGGGGTGGTCAACGCCATCGCCCGGGCGTTGCGGATCGGGCGGGCCGACTACGAGCGGCTCTGCGCGCTGGCCGGGTACGCCGCCGCGGACGGGCAGGTGCCGGACGACGTCGGGCCGGGCGCGATGCGGCTGCTGGAGCGGTTCACGGACACGCCCATGTTCGTCTCCGACGCGGCGATGAACCTGAT
It encodes:
- a CDS encoding GlsB/YeaQ/YmgE family stress response membrane protein, with the protein product MTLMGIIVALIVGLIIGALGRLVVPGRQNIPLWLTLVIGVVAALLGTALARFAGVADTNGFDWWELIFQVAFAAIGVAIVAGVGGRRGRRAL
- a CDS encoding putative bifunctional diguanylate cyclase/phosphodiesterase, which codes for MAGRRRSEIRYAGLPEVAAGGVGDARRVLFRLMSVYAVVCWLALLPGWLDDGHPAIVVVAVVVTAVAVVLSRARVLPQPVAHALLGGVPLCTAALTAAAGGGVISAAFAFLALFVTVYAAMFFSRRALTVHLTWSVVASGGALTATSVGDPHNGYYVLVLAITLTATGLLLSGLVRTVWHTATHDPVTGLLNESGLRAAILARPADGTVLVCDIDDFSHVNDALGRDNGDVLLRAVAADLSRTWPRAAAARIGADVFAAWLPTTRDAGALARQLVGLHGPYPAGGIDVDVTLTAGLAHTDGSAPAELLRRAAVALAAAKHDARPWHVWTAEDDRTRRDDLALQAELREAITRGELVVHYQPQVDRHHHRIVGAEALVRWQHPRRGLLGPGAFLPGAERTPLIVDITEQVLADATGQAARWRAAGTPIPVSVNVSARSLTDDGLPERIAAHLARAGLPAPLLTIEITETAIVAQPAHARRLLQAVRDLGVRVSIDDFGTGHTSLALLADLPIDEIKLDRRFVAAALSQPSATAIAVTVADLADRLHLHAVAEGVEDEAVSALMDSIGFDAQQGYHHARPQPADTVGELLASSAAAPGRTEGALRAHGPAWPQIGVDAGPAVSW
- a CDS encoding SDR family NAD(P)-dependent oxidoreductase, with amino-acid sequence MDNALDDKVALVTGGSRGIGAAVALRLAGAGADVALTFRHDQRRADDVVDQIKAAGRRAIAIRADSADPAAVTAAVDRAFGELGRLDVLVNNAGAFLLGPIERLSLAEFEETVAVNVRAPFVASQAAVRHLPAGGRIINIGSNMAERAVFPGFSLYAMSKTALTGLTKALGRELGGRAITVNLVNPGPTDTELNPADGPDAGTIKGFTALGHYAAPADVAATVAFLAGPDGRYITGATLNVDGGFTS
- a CDS encoding amidohydrolase family protein produces the protein MIGRRVPGGSALRGHAPTRVRRPGRHPPHEAARAAATTPAALLGIAGRTGSVRPGKAAGLVVLNAGLRVDAAQRVAQQVLVGDGRGRRG